The region AAGTTCTTCACGGAACTCAACGCTCCATCCTCCACTCGCCGAAGCGACGTAGCCAAGGACTGCGACGTGGAAGCCCTAATAGCGATCTCGGTGGGGTTTCCAGTGGACTCGTTAACCGAGGAAGAGATCGAGGCGAACGTGGTTTCCACCGTGGGTGGCTCCGAGCAATCGAACTACATCGTCGTAAGAAACCACATATTGGCACGGTGGCGGTCCAACGTTTCGGTCTGGTTAACCCACGACCGGGCCCTCCGGTCGATCCGGTCAGAGCACAAGGGCTTGGTCGAAACCGCGTACAGGTTCCTCCTGGAGCACGGTTACATCAACTTCGGCCTTGCACAGGAGGTAAAAACCCTAAAGCTGAAACCTTTCGATGGGTCTGATCGAGGAACGGTGATTGTGATCGGTGCTGGGTTCGCGGGTTTGGTTGCAGCTAGACAATTGGTGTTCATGGGGTTTAAAGTCGTGATTTTGGAGGGTAGGACCCGACCCGGTGGGAGGGTCAAGACGAAGAAGATGAGTGGTGATGGTGTGGAGGCTGCAGCTGATTTCGGTGGGAGTGTCCTCACCGGTATAAATGGGAACCCTCTTGGGGTACTTGCTAGGCAATTGGGTTTGCCATTGCATAAGGTTAGGGATATTTGTCCTCTGTATTTGCCTGATGGGAGGAGTGTTGACCCTGAGGTTGACTCTAGGGTTGAGGTTTCTTTTAACAAGTTGCTGGAGAGGGTTTGCAAGCTCAGACAGGCTATGATTGAGGAGGTGAAGTCAGTGGATGTGCCATTGGGGACGGCATTGGAGGCTTTCAGAAGGGTTTACAAGGTGGCTGAGGATAAGGAGGAGAGAATGCTACTGAATTGGCACCTTGCAAATTTGGAGTACGCGAATGCAACTCTCATGTCCAATTTGTCTATGGCGTATTGGGATCAGGATGATCCCTATGAGATGGGGGGTGATCATTGCTTCATTCCAGGGGGGAATGAGACATTTGTTCGTGCATTGGCGGAGGATCTACCTATTTTCTATGGGAGAACTGTGGAGTGTGTGAAGTATGGGAGTGATGGGGTGGCAGTTTCTGCTGGTGGGATGGAGTTCAGAGGGGACATGGTGCTTTGTACAGTGCCATTGGGGGTGCTTAAGAAGGGGGATATTGAGTTTATACCTGAGCTTCCTCAGAGGAAGAAGGATGCTATTCGTAGGTTGGGGTTTGGATTGTTGAACAAGGTTGCAATGTTGTTTCCATATAATTTCTGGGGCGGGGACATTGATACTTTTGGTCATTTGACTGAGGATTTGAGTATGAGGGGTGAGTTTTTTCTGTTCTACAGCTACTCCTCGGTGTCTGGGGGGCCCCTTCTGGTGGCTCTTGTTGCTGGGGAGGCTGCAATAAGATTTGAGATGATGTCACCGGTGGAGTCTGTGAAAAGGGTGTTGGATATTCTGAAGGATATTTTTAATCCAAAGGGGATTGTTGTTCCGGAACCTGTTCAGGCAGTGTGTACTCGGTGGGGGAAGGATCACTTTGCATATGGATCTTACTCTTATGTTGCTGTTGGGTCTTCAGGAGATGATTATGACATTCTTGCAGAGAGTGTTGGGAATGGAAGAGTGTTCTTTGCTGGAGAGGCAACTAGCAAGCAGTATCCTGCAACCATGCATGGAGCGTTTCTCAGTGGAATGAGAGAGGCTGCAAACATTTTGAGAATGGCAAAGAGAAGGTCTTCCATACCTGACACATCAAGAAGTAACACCCAGGAGGATGATGATCTGCACAAACTGTTTTTGAAACCTGATATGGCATTTGGTAGCTTCTCTGCTTTGTATGATCCAAAACTGAATGATCTTGATTCCAGTTCATTACTGAGGGTTAAGATTGGAGGTGCTGGCAATCTTTATCTCTATGCATTGATCTCAAAGAAGCGGGTCATTGAGTTGAGTCAAGTGGAGGGAGATGAGAACAGGATGAGAATTTTAAACCGCAATTTCGGGGTGAGTTTAGTTGGGAGGAAGGGTTTAAGTGGTGCTGCAGAATCTCTTATTGGCAGCATAAAACTGTCTAGACACAACTTTGATGCAGTGGATAATTCTTAACAGCATCATGGAGAATAGAACTTCCTTGATCCTGTTATGTTTAAACCTATATTCTTCTGAGATCTTATTAGACAATGACTAATTTTCCACTTGTAACCATTTTTCTCAAGGATGTTTCATAATGAACAAAATCAGTTAGTAGTACTGTTTTCTCTTTATGATTTTGAATGTAAAAATGTTTAGGTCGAGTCTGGTAACTCTTCAAGAACTAGTTCAAATAGAGAATTCAAGATTCAATGATACGAAATGAGTTCTAAAATTTGGACATCATGTTTGATATGCCTGACTAAAAGAAGCTTCCATTTCGATGCAAATCCTTAGATACAATCGTGCTTCACACTTCCTTTTCTGTCTTCATAAACAGTATTCAAGTGATCCAAACAGAGGCTTAGATTTCTCCTTGGACCCAATGAttgctttcactttatatttcataataattatttattttgaaaatttactttctcctttatattttaaataataattatagtcttctattttttttttctctggaagtcttctttgttattaaacaatttgaagttttgaattaaaagttTCATAAACTATTTCTACaatatttaatctaaaattataatttcaaattctgaatttgtcaattttaaaaaaaattggtatcaCTTTTAGGTTAACTGATAGAAATTAGTTGACACTGAAAACATGAGAAAAGAGAAATGAGATGTAACAGGTAACTGTCATCTCCCAATATTCCGGAATAGCAGACATTACATTTGACCACTCCACTCCATATTCCTTTATATTCATTCGATCTATTATAACATCATCACCAAAATGCTAGTCAGGACAAGaagaattgaatgaaaaaagGTAATTAGTATCGCTTTCAGATATGTATCAATAAATCAGCAATGAATCAAACTATATCTTACTATAGTTGTGCATGTGTGatgtctttaattttaaaatatacatttcaaTACATTCATAACTTTTTCAGTTTCTAAATAATTACTCACTTTGCTTCTATGCTAAACGAATatcatttacttttatatttttaataaattgggattatttttcttactttacTTTAAAACATCATactgaataaaatttaaataaaattataaaaaacaactaattttaaaacaaaaaatgttttataaataaaatgagtatatattattaaaaacatacaaaaaataagtgttgtttttacaaaaaatgagaaatgcttgtatatgtaaaagttaaaaaatatatgaatatatttttatcaaaaatacaacaaataaataatcattttaaaaccCGAGAATTGAATATTGTTTATGTAAGTAAATTTTGTTCTTATATCTTgtattcatattaatttttcaaacttgagaaaactttatttaattatttatcacatttaagtaacatttttattacCAATACCATTTCATACTTGCATGAGTTGCCTTAATTTTTTCATGTACCTTGTATCAATTTGATCTATGATGTATATTTGACTTCCaaaatataattcaacatgtatacctacatttaaaaatatattttaaatcacacaaatagaaaatacattataaattatgaaacattataaaaaataataattttagatttatgCACTCCAAAACACAATGtctaattttcttaattttcgaATAGGATGATTTGCAAAATATGAATcactcaataaaaaaaaacagtaaatcTAAAATCTTTGTGCGGAATTATATATgaaagaataattattaaagtataGAAAGAAAATGTGGAATTAGAAGTAGAAAAAACCTACCCAATTAAGAGTTTAAGTTTATATGGTTACCGAATAAATGTTTGTTTTACTTTGAAGTGTCTAATAATCCAGACCTAATGTCCCACTCTTTTTACATTAgctactaatattttattttagaatggACATATTTTAAGCAGATAATGAATATATTCATTGTATTGGTAAAtcaaaatttcatacaaaatatgTTCACATTGGTAAATCATAATTAGTGGTCATCAAAACCGATCTCACCTCCGGACAATGTTTCTTCACTACAAAGAACCTGGTAATACTGATAAAATGAAAGCAAAGCAGGATCACCACAATGATATGTGATACAAAAGATTGGGCAAGTTGGCGTGTTGCCAATTACACAAGAAAATGTAAAtcttatataaaaagaaaaagaaagaaaaactaacGACAACATGCAGACTGCTCTAGCTAGACATCTTCACTTGATCACTAGATTGTAGTGCTTGAGAGGCGAAAAACCTAACATCAACATCTGGATCCTCACTCAGCTCAACCAGACAGGGACGGATGGTATTCTCAACCACCTTCATTATTCAAACCATAATTACGATAAGTAATTTAAGAGAcgctaaaaaaaattatgcattgGGAGAAGAATTGGGACAGAGATTTTCAAGTGATAACATTGCCATTTACCACTACCAAACAGTCAGCTTAGCTTTCAACTAACTGGTTTTGTAACCCAAGGCTTTTTTCGCAAACAACTAGTTTGAAATTCTTTTTATAGTGAAGAATTGAACACAACCAATTCAACGtagcataaaataaattacaacaaaaattaatCTGGACCTCAATATTTCTAAACCAAATTAATAGATAATATAGCTCCTCtgattaattttcaaaatactaGATTTTTTAGTTTAGAGTTCCATACTGTATTGTAGTCCAAGAAACTATGGGATGGAAGCATGTTAAAGATGAAACCTTAAATGGAAGAGCTACTTACAGACTGATCAACGATTGGGATGAGAGACTGCAACACTTTGGCTACATTGAATTTGATATTAGGCACCCTGCAATACATGTTATGAGTATTGGCTCAAAGGAAGACACACAAAAGTAAGGACTCCACAATTTTACCTATCTTTTGATGCATTAATGACCAGAGGGAGCAGTTTTGAGGTAGTAATCTCCGAGCCCAAAACAGGAGCCAGTAGAGAAATTGCTTGTAGGATCGTCATCCGATACAGATAGTGTGGATCAGTAACCATGTCCAAAACCTGGAAAGGATACAGCAGTTCATTAGATAATAACATTCAGGACATACTTTTATAATCCTTGAAGTACTAAGAAAAGTGTCTACTACAACAAAATTTTCAGCTCACACTCTACAAGTAGATAGAATAGAATCTTTCCCCAGGCACAGCACCCAATTCCAAATCTAGGGCTTCTATAAATGATATAAACCTTGTTTTCCTTCTCCCCGATGGCTTTAAATAATGTAAGACTTTcccttttcttttcactttAACCCTTTAGCCCTATGTAATTGCTTTTGCAGCTCGCAAACCCATTCCAACAGTTAGTTTCATTTCTTGATATCGTGTGCTTACTTTTTCattaacattatttataaatcaatattaTCATGTAATTTTTTTGCTTTCTTATTAGTCTATAGTTGATTATGGGCTTTACGCTAACGCTAAGATGTCTACACCAAGAAACCTATATTAATAGTAATagatcttttaaaaaaaaattcatgaccTAAGCAAAATTGGCCGCAGATAGAAGTCCTACAAGTAAAAGTAAACATTAAGGATGTTCTAATGATATCACTGGTGTAGGAATCTTTTACTGTAGTTCAAGGTAAAATATACTGAAAATGTACATCAACAAACtaagtttctgttttcaaacCTGGGGAATAATGTGTTGCATTGCCCAATCCGGTCCAAATTCTTCTGCTAAGCGTTTGATGTTATTTGCGGCCGCGTCACGGATTGAGTATACCTACAAATACATGAACATACATTAGAGTAAGTCAATATGATACAACCAAtctaaataattgaataaatagcaGAACGGCATTGAAGACAGCTACCCCCCTAgtaaaaaggaaagaaagaataaCTGGCTTCACTaccagaaaattttgaatattttttataaccgaCTCAATGGAGGATTCAGTTTAAAccttccataaaaaaaaaaaaaaagacttttaaCCTCTATATAAAACATTGAGTGGTATTTTCCTTTTAGGTCTTTCTACAGCCAATCCTAAACCACCATCAAATtgaaaatcaaacataaaataacTTGCACTAACTTTTGCTTGTCCTTTTAGCCCTCTAAAATTAAGATATCTAAGTAACaccaatttttattctttttccttttcatctAAACAGAAAAGGCCACGTTTCCAAATACATGTCAGATATAAGCACCATAAAGAAGCCAAAGTATTGTAGTAGAGTTTGACCTGACttgtttatttaaaagtaaCGTTTTAAATTTAAAGCTAATAACGAGAgctttaaaattaaagaaaaaaccacattattattattattattatcgtcATCATATTGACAAACAAAGAACTTCTTAAGAAATACAGAAGGAACTACTACAAGATAGGAAATCCTCAAAAGCtaatcaaaaagaaaaacataaaaatcaagAAGATGAAACATGTAAGAATGCATGTCAATCTCTCGGAagaactataaaaaaattgtcctcCTAGAAAGTCCTTTAGCCCACAAAGAAGTTAAGTGTACAACCTATCCAAAATCCTTTAGGCATTTCTTTCTAACCAATTATGCCAAAATGGAGCACATTGGGCAAACCCAATCTTCATCAACAGCACCGTACAAATTCCCAAAgacatgtaattttattatttcttttagcTTAAAAGATATAGACTTGCATAAACTAAACATTTGTTTACcaataaacacacacacatacacacacacatatatatatatatatgaaatttataataatattcgTCAAGCTCAAGACAAATAActtgttttcaataaaatagaCATAAAAAATAAGACTAGAACCAATTGAAAATAATTGCACTTGCTTCACAAACCTTGTCCTTTAGCCATTGCATGCAAAGAGCACCGAGCTTATCATCAAAAAAGCCTACACCCAATTGGCTTGCCAATAAGGGTATATATTCTATGATAGCAAGTCGAACTCTCCAGTGCCTATCCTCGGCAAGCTCAACAATAGCTGGCAACAGAGACTGAGATAACAAATCGATACCAATAACCTGCAATCCACatgtaaaattaaaagtttCTAAGAGGGAGCGtatgaaaaacaataattttgaaatgtaCATAGCCAATCTAAAAGAACGTTGAATTTTAAGCCACAAACCTGATTCACTTGATCAAGCTTGCTGATAATATTTAGCCTGACATCAGGAAATTCGTCTTtcaaaagagaaaggaaaataGGCAGGAGTTGATCAATTGTTGCATCCTGCAACCACcacaaaattattgaaaaaacaaGGAATCGTAAATTGAATTGCTTTTAGCTAGGAACAGTATCAAGAGTTAAggaataaaatcaaatatttctcACACCAGAGCAGTGTATTAGAAAACAGAAACAAACGTGCTAGTATGAGGAGATGAAAAACAATAAAGTGGAGAAAATAAGCAGAGGTCCAAAAATAAAGTGGAGAAAATAGGTAAAGgttttaattttcagtttttcatattttgtacAGACCAGAatattattaactattttttttttctgtaaggGGATGGCCAAATTTTGGAAAGCAAATAGATCAAATCCTGCCAAAGGCATTTATGGATAGTGATAAATATATAACCTGACGTTTAATGCCACTGCAAGTGATAGGTGGAGGATCTAGAAATTTTAAAGTGTGAATGGAACGAAACAATACACAGTAggcacaaaaaaaatatattttaacatttataccaataaaaaaattaatgatattgAATAGAAATGTGATCGATCTATTAGTCAAGAAAAAACAGAAGAAATAAAGTCCTGAATGAAGCATCTGATTTGAAAGATAATTCTTGccatttttttatgaagagaattaaaataaggagaaaagtaaaaataacaaactatgACCTTAAACTAATTTGTACATTTAAAAAAGGATAGTTTCCCCCAAAAGCAAAATTCTAACGGAAAAATAACTAAGCAAGAAAAAAGGTATATAAAATTGAGTTACCTGAGCAACAGCCCAAGTGATTAAGGTAAGGTGGTGAATTGATTAAGGTCATAAATTTATCTCATGGTAATAACT is a window of Vigna unguiculata cultivar IT97K-499-35 chromosome 4, ASM411807v1, whole genome shotgun sequence DNA encoding:
- the LOC114182204 gene encoding lysine-specific histone demethylase 1 homolog 1; translated protein: MTEPPPPPPVPPPSQTVSPENDVAMSPQNSSEDPESSLPTQMTPEPAVPESPDSTTTRHDPVPPPRKRRRRKKFFTELNAPSSTRRSDVAKDCDVEALIAISVGFPVDSLTEEEIEANVVSTVGGSEQSNYIVVRNHILARWRSNVSVWLTHDRALRSIRSEHKGLVETAYRFLLEHGYINFGLAQEVKTLKLKPFDGSDRGTVIVIGAGFAGLVAARQLVFMGFKVVILEGRTRPGGRVKTKKMSGDGVEAAADFGGSVLTGINGNPLGVLARQLGLPLHKVRDICPLYLPDGRSVDPEVDSRVEVSFNKLLERVCKLRQAMIEEVKSVDVPLGTALEAFRRVYKVAEDKEERMLLNWHLANLEYANATLMSNLSMAYWDQDDPYEMGGDHCFIPGGNETFVRALAEDLPIFYGRTVECVKYGSDGVAVSAGGMEFRGDMVLCTVPLGVLKKGDIEFIPELPQRKKDAIRRLGFGLLNKVAMLFPYNFWGGDIDTFGHLTEDLSMRGEFFLFYSYSSVSGGPLLVALVAGEAAIRFEMMSPVESVKRVLDILKDIFNPKGIVVPEPVQAVCTRWGKDHFAYGSYSYVAVGSSGDDYDILAESVGNGRVFFAGEATSKQYPATMHGAFLSGMREAANILRMAKRRSSIPDTSRSNTQEDDDLHKLFLKPDMAFGSFSALYDPKLNDLDSSSLLRVKIGGAGNLYLYALISKKRVIELSQVEGDENRMRILNRNFGVSLVGRKGLSGAAESLIGSIKLSRHNFDAVDNS